From the genome of Solanum pennellii chromosome 6, SPENNV200:
TTAATGTAGTGCAAATTTTAAAAACCTATTAgatgaatatatacttgaaatGTTGGTGCAAATAGAggaatttttattgaaataacaAATGAATTAGATTCTGTGTTCAGTTTTTATAGCATAAGTTATTTACTATGTTGGAGGATTCATTGAAAGTTGTCTTTACCTATGACATGCTTGCTCACGAGTGTGCATTCAAAAAATGAAGAGTTCATGTAAAGAGTCATCAagtgtataaatataaaattaaaactttaaatgaTCGGTATGTGCTAAAAATGGTAAGGTACAAAAAAAGATACATATATGCTCCTCTTTTATTTACTCAGAAAGACCCTTAGGCAATTTTTACCTATGACATTCTTGCTCACGAGGGTGCATTCAAAAAATGAAGAGTTCATGTAAAGAGTCATCAAgtgtataaatataaaagtaaaactttAAATGATCGGTATATGCTAAAAAGGGTAAGGTACAAGAAAAGATACATATATGCTCCTCTTTTATTTACTCAGAAAGATCCTTAGGCAATTTTTACCTATGACATTCTTGCTCACGAGGGTGCATTCAAAAAATGAAGAGTTCATGTAAAGAGTCATcaagtgtataaaatataaagtaaaactTTAAATGATCGGTATATGCTAAAAATGGTAAGGTACAAAAAAAGATACATATATGCTCCTCTTTTATTTACTCAGAAATATCCTTAGGCAATTTTTACTTAATTGTTTCCTCAAATGTGGTTAGaatattcaatgaaattttGTTACATATAtgattgaaacaaaataaatagagtttaaTGAACCCAAATCTAAGATAGAGAGCAGAGTAAAGGCAAAAACATTAGTGTGTGCGCACAAACTATTGgcaataagaaaattttaaataggaattctcctcttttctcttaaaACACACAACCTCACATTTTATCAGTTGAGTATTTATTTGAGAAAGGCAAAATGAATACAACGAATGTTGAAGTAGAGAAGCCAACTTAGAGTTTTATCTTTATTCCCTAATAATGAGAAACAATGATACCTATTAACTCCTCTGctaattttaaaaatgcaatttaacaCATGTATGCttgaaaagcaaaaaaatattgaaaaacaaTGTATTTTCCCTGTAGCGGAAGCTGAAAATTCTAGATAAACCCAAATAAAAGACAACATCTACTTAAGAAAGTATATTACAACCTGGATTTATCTCTAAAAGTGTATCAACAGTTCAGAACCAAATCAAGCAAGAAGGGTAAGTTATTGTCTGGCCCTAAAGGGCAACCAGACAATGAGAGAATCTGCAGTTAAAGTTGTATAGCACTAGATAAAGTTTTAATCCCTGAATTGGTGAttccacactttgaaatattgaGTGCATTAAGCATCCAACAAGAGTTCCAAATTTCTACTAATGTTGAATCAGTAACATATATGCAGCCATCTACGAGCAGATATTTCAAATATCTCCCACTCTTATTGATTATGGATGAAACTGATCTATCTATAATATTGACAGACACGCTTAATTCACCGCCACCAAATTAGCTGCACAATTTTTAACTAGAGGGAAGAGCCCCTCGTCTGTTTAGAAAGAAGCCCACTCAACTCTATATGAGTCAGTTTCTGACACCGTTTACCTATTACAAAAAGACTACTAGGGGACAGTTGCGAATAGTCAATGATACCAGTGAGTTACAAGAAGGAGCCTTTGAAGGAACTGCATTGATTGAGTCATTCACACCGAAACACTTCACTAAGGAAAGAATCTTCAGTTTTTTACCACAGTTCAAAAGTATACTAAAAAATCCAGCCTGGGTAATCAAGTGGCATTCCTCTAATCGAAGTTTCTGAAGTAACACTAAAGCTTTGACACAAGAAACCCATCCATTATTTGACAATACGACACTTTTTTGGACATAAAATAGCTTTAAATTTGGGCAAGCTTTACATATAACATGAAGACCCAAATCATTGACTCCACTGCAAGCACTTATTGGAAGGGCCTTCAACTTATGCAGACACTGACCAATGCCCATGACCCAGAAATTCCTCACTATTACTCTTCGAAGTTCACCAACAGCTAGACTTGTCAATGCAACTCCATATTGTGAAATAACTTTTATAGAAATGTCGCTAATGTGTAGTTCATGGAGCTCTACTTCGGTTAAAAGAAAACCGGTTGAACAAAAGAGATCTTCAATTCCTTTATCCCCAATGAGTGGACAATTTTTAAGTACGACGTGGTTCAGGTTCGGACAATATTGACCGACATCTTTGGGAGACTTATTCCCAATATTTGAACAAGAATCTATGGTCAAGCAGTTCAAGCGAGTACAGTTCTTTGCAATGTCTAAAAAAGAATTGTCGGTAATTTTTGGGCATTTGAAAAGATAAAGGTTCTTTAACAGATGACACCCATGAGTAATCTCTGATAAGCCTTCATCACTAACAAAAGACatatttaaaaaggaaagaatctCTCAGAGTAGGGAAACATCGATATATAGCCGTGAGACTACCATCATTCACACCATGACAAAAAGTGTCTCCCCGAATAAATAGCTTTTTCAAATTTCCATTATTAGAAGCTCCAACGGCAATAGCAGCAAGTCTGACATCTATGGCCTCCCTACAAACAAGAGACCTGACAAGAGTTCCCTCACCTTCTATACCCTTAGATTCTATAATGTTATCCTTATGAATGTTGCTTAAAAGTGTAAGCCAACGCTTGTAAACACAAACACATACACTTCTCTCTTTTCCACTGAGAAGACATTTGAACACCTGAAAGAGGCATTCATCAAGAAGGATATCAATGGAAGGATGATTCCTTTGCTCAAAATTTTCAGAAGTGGTAGGTACACAAATCCTTTTCCTAGGAGGAAAATTTACATTCCTATTTTTCCCACGTGATAAAAGCAGAGATGAATGTCTTGAACTTGGATATGAAGCTGCGAAGAAAGCACCATTTTCTATATATTGGAAGATATAGAACATcagaaaaagataataatagaaACTTATATACATGATATACCTATAGTGTTTTGTTATTAACCTTTTATATAAACTATCATTTGAAAGagggagaaaaaaataagacaaagaCATAAGTTTTTGTGTTTAGTACGAACGAAtacattttttggaaaatgatttcaaatttttcgTGTTTGGTTGACttaaatgttttccaaataaatttaatttcctCAAAGATTTATGGGAAAATGACTTACCTccaaaaataataaggaaaacattttccaaaaaactCATTTTCAACCTCACACCTCTACTTCCACCCTAAATCAAATCCCGATTATCGTTTCCTGTTACTTATATGGAATCCGGCTCATGATTCTTACTTCAGGACAAAACTTACAACTTTGATTGGAGAACCAAACTCTCAAGTTTAGAATAAGCTTGGGGTCGATTCTCAATTTAGGTGTCAAAAATCCTAGGTAAGCATTCGAGATAAAATTTTTGGTTGGGTGTTTGGGTAGTGATCTGAGTCAGCTGTTAGAATAGGGTTTTTAGTCAAGATCCAAGGTCAGATCCCAAGTAATATGacaaattaatattatgaatCAGTCTTTGAGGTTGGGTACCGGGCCAGATTCTAATTCAAAAACTAGGTTCTAAATCGGGTCCCGAATAGGCTTTGGAGTCAGGTGATGGTTCAAAATTCATATATCGGTAAAAAAATGGGTCTCAGGTTGTAGTGTAGGGTGGTATCCCAAGACAGGTCATGATTCAGAATTTGAGCCTATTTCAAGAGGTAGGGTTGGATTTTAAATTAGTCGTCGAGGTCTGGTGTCTAGGTCGTATTCCAGTTCAAAAGACGGGTCCCAAGTTAGGTGTCTAGGTAGTATTTTGATTCAGAAGTTTGTTCCCAATTCTGTTAGGGTTTCATCCAAATTTGAAATGTTAGGATTTTGTTCATGAGTTTGGGTTGAGTCCCGATTAATAAATATTCACTTATATAATATCTTACCGAAAAAAGTTATCGTAAACATATGCACGTTACGATTTGAAACAAGATGATTTATAGAGAGACGTTATAGAAACATACCTGAAGACATTATTACAGTACCACCTTGTTCTAACCTTATGTTATCACAAATGTTGGTGGCCAAAAAGTTTTCTAGAGAATTATATGATAACCTTAGTGAGTGAGTGGGATGACCAATTTATAGAGATTGAGATTTAATCTTGACCGTCCATCAAATGAACAATCTAACATATGAGATTTGTTTTTCATTAGATATCAGTTACCAACTTTACATTAAATGACccaaagataaaataaataaattcaaacatttATTATAAACAAGCAAATAATTATACTACTATTCAATTTCTATTTCAATATAGGTTCAGTTATTGacttaaaaaattgtttttataatattgtttaatgttatttataatttaacaTTTACTATTTTAGAATTgacatttatttattaaaattcaatagttaattatttaattttatatgcaTGCACNNNNNNNNNNNNNNNNNNNNNNNNNNNNNNNNNNNNNNNNNNNNNNNNNNNNNNNNNNNNNNNNNNNNNNNNNNNNNNNNNNNNNNNNNNNNNNNNNNNNNNNNNNNNNNNNNNNNNNNNNNNNNNNNNNNNNNNNNNNNNNNNNNNNNNNNNNNNNNNNNNNNNNNNNNNNNNNNNNNNNNNNNNNNNNNNNNNNNNNNNNNNNNNNNNNNNNNNNNNNNNNNNNNNNNNNNNNNNNNNNNNNNNNNNNNNNNNNNNNNNNNNNNNNNNNNNNNNNNNNNNNNNNNNNNNNNNNNNNNNNNNNNNNNNNNNNNNNNNNNNNNNNNNNNNNNNNNNNNNNNNNNNNNNNNNNNNNNNNNNNNNNNNNNNNNNNNNNNNNNNNNNNNNNNNNNNNNNNNNNNNNNNNNNNNNNNNNNNNNNNNNNNNNNNNNNNNNNNNNNNNNNNNNNNNNNNNNNNNNNNNNNNNNNNNNNNNNNNNNNNNNNNNNNNNNNNNNNNNNNNNNNNNNNNNNNNNNNNNNNNNNNNNNNNNNNNNNNNNNNNNNNNNNNNNNNNNNNNNNNNNNNNNNNNNNNNNNNNNNNNNNNNNNNNNNNNNNNNNNNNNNNNNNNNNNNNNNNNNNNNNNNNNNNNNNNNNNNNNNNNNNNNNNNNNNNNNNNNNNNNNNNNNNNNNNNNNNNNNNNNNNNNNNNNNATATATGAAGAAGCGTGGATGGAACCAGTTGTGATTGATTGTTTTTAAGTGAAGGGCTTATTCCAACTAATGAGTACAAATATGCGGCCTTAGTTttgtattagaaaaataattagcaGGGTTTTGTGCTAAGTATTCAATGAATATCGGGGAATTATCCAAGTATTACTTCACTTTCATCTTCCACTACATGAGGCCTCCAAAAAGAAGACACGCTTTTGCGTTGCACTTATTCATGTCTTGGTTCTCCATTGTTTTGAATAAGTCAAATAGTTGATCGAGAAAGAACTACTCAAAGGTGCTCATTGATTCGATCCCAGTGGATAAAATCATCTCAAATCTGAAGTGAAGAAAAAGGTCAAGTTATTGCAAAAATGTGGCATTTCATTCTACAAGGTAGggctttagttttttttaactagAATCTCAACATAGAGTTGATCGACATGTTAACTCCAAAATGAGTTGATCGACAGGTTAACTCTGAAATGAGTTTATCTAAAAGGTAACCCCAAAGTGAGTTGATCGACAGGTTAGCCTCGGAATGATTTGATTGACCGGTTACCCTTCGTAGACCCCTAAGCTCATGGGAATCGAAAACTATTGTATCTTTTCTAAAACAACACTTTCCCTTCATTTACACAATAATGTTTGGTTATGAAACCTTTTATCACATGGTTTTggtttattttcaattgatttacaATGGGGAACAAAAAGAAAAGCCCTAGGACGATTCATTGAATTTCTTAGCCTAGAGAAAGCTATCAGAAAGCAAGCCAATGAGCTAATAATGACTAGCCTTTGACTAGGGTTCGGGTCAGCATAAGGGATAGGCTAGTCCAGCTAGATTCTATAAAGCTAGAAGTCTAATTTACCCGCATTGAcatttataagaataaaaagattttgaaagaaGGCTTGCCTAACCCCTAAGAAAAGTAAGGGTGTAACACCCCGCCGTATGCTAGGGTCGACCAAAATGCAAAATTTATGAAGTTGCAGGTGCCACCAACTGGGCAACGCATGCCCCGTAGATTGAACAATAGACTGTAGGTGGGCGCCGTGGCTTTCCACCTGCAGCTCTTTCCTAGAAACCCAGGAAGATCTTCTACGGGTCGACCCACAGCCAGACCTACAAACCGCAGTGGTCCTTGTTCGTAGATCAAGAACCCTAGAGCCCCTCATATGAAGTCAATCGACAAACTGACAATATGGGCCGTCAATAAGTCGATGATTCGTCGATTAGGACCATCAATTGGCCCCAACAACATTTAAGTCAGGGGTCGCTTGATCCTTTCCCTATGCATTGTACACCTAAACTACGTtgtttaacccctaaactaTGTCGATTTGGTTTGTTTTAGCTTAGTAACTTAATCTGACTTTACCCTAACCAATTCGTTCTCAAATAAATCGATCAaaccaagaaaagaaagagagaaatcataCACCAAACCCTCTCCTAGAACACAACAAGTTTCGCTTAGTTCTAGCcgcaaaattaaaatatttctcaCTAGGATTTGTCATTAGGTATGCGGGATTTTACTAGTGGGGTTTTTTCACacattaggtccctagaattcagtcaaattcttgattcccttaattatgtttaaatttaGGGTTTCTAaaacttcatattattattGGGATTTAGTTGTTAGAGTAATCTTAATTTGAATATTACGTTTTCGTAACAATGTTGCTTAATTCTTGCATGAGATTCAATAATCTAGTTGTGTATATCCGTTTAGTTTAAGAATTATACTTGGTAGGTCAgtttatacaaatatacatgCACCAGTTTCCAAATGTTTTATTATCATAAAGTGATGTTGCATTTTCAATTAGCATGTCAGAATCTTGAGATATCTAATTTATTTCAGTTGTGTTGTATTGTATGGACTCTAGTTGAGAGTAGGCTTAATACCGAGTGGACTAGGGTGGTCACCCtcatagtcccaaaactacgtgCCCCGTAGGTTAAATTCCATTTATAGGCATTATAGTTAGTAATCACGCTAGTTAtgtctttatacctctggcaaggaatattggatcctctcgatAGGGCGTATACATAGGACTCCATGTTAATGCTCACATGAttttatgtcggttaatagtAGCACCCACAGTCAGATTCAAGTGCATTGACCAGGTTACCAGTTATATTTCgttattcagtttcagcatgttatgaacttggtcattgcattcaattAAGTTCATGTTCAGTATATTCTTCATGTTCATATTATATCAATGATAAGTATGCTCTATTCagtatgtatatattattcAGATTTATCCTATCCTATATGTAtaatacctttcaagtactgaagCATACTCTATGCTGCATGTTCTTGTGATATAGGTCTGGGTTCTCAGCATACAGATCACGTGTAGATCAGTTCTTAATCCATATTCATCATTATTAGTGGTGAGTTCTCATTATTCGAGGAAGATAAACatgttttcttttacttttaatctttcattttcaatttttctagatttagctgggcGCATGTCCCAACATCTCTAGTTacttagaggcttatttcagacatagttagattcagttTTAGATTTGAGTTTGATCTTCTAATTGTTATTAAactcataatttatatattaatacgATATTGGGTATTCCGCATCattttagttaattatgatttttaagtTTCGCCATAATATTTCCCATGTTATTTTATCATAGCATGCTATGATATGTCAGCTCAggcttggggtcactcgtgatcctaggtcccaTGTTATGTCAGAGGGGTAgcctcggggcgtgacaaactttggTATAAAATCCCTAGGTTTAAAAATCCTACTATGTCCATAAAAgttgcactaagtagagtctttCTCATAAGTGTGAAGCGCGCTACACCTATGAGGGGAGTCAAAGAAGTGTCTTaggaaaattttcaatttttgttattcttatagGGCGTGGTTATGATCTTCTTTCTAAATCTTCGTTATGTGTTTCAGATCAAGCCTCCTCATAGAGCTTACACAAGGAATGCCAATGCCTGCAACGCTAATGTAGCTCATCCAACCCCAGACCATGAGATTTCAAAAATAGAGTGTTAGAATGTCATTCAGCTTTTGGCTAGAGTGTAACCAACCAGAATAATCAGAATGTTCTAGTTCCTTCAAATGCTAGTGGTGGTTCAGTGACATCTAGGATCCATGATTTTTTTAGGATGAATCAACCTGAGTTTCTAAGGTTGTAAGTCGGTGAGGACCACAGAATTTTATTGATGACGTCAAGAAGATCTTTCCAGTAATGCAAGTAATTGAGAATGATAGGGTAGAGTTGGTGTCCTGCTAGCTCAAGAATGTAGCTCACATTGGGTcactcaatggaaggaaaataggggtgAGAATACAACTCATGCGACTTGGCAGTGTTTCACTAGAGCTTTTCCATACAGGTTCTCTCCAAGAGATTTGAGAGAGGCAAGGCTCATGAGTTCATGAATTTGAGGCAGGGTTCTATGTCAGTCCAAGAGTACGGACTTACGTTCACCCATCTCTATAGGTATGCTCTTCATATGGTTGTCGATCCCAGGGAACAAATGAGTAAGTTCTTTTTTACGGTATATAACTTGATGAAGACAGAGTATAGAAATGCTATTTTATTGGAGGATATGAGTATCTCTAGTCTCACGACTCTTGTTCAGTAGGTTGAGGGAGATAATCTTAGGGAACAAGCTAAGGACAACAAGAAGGGTAGGATAGGCAACTATGATTACTTTAAGCAGAGATCTGGTGGTGGAAATTGCTTGCAGTTTTAGAAAAGGTCTTCAACTCCAAcaccttcatcagctagtgttctATTTTCCAGGTTTCGACAGGATTAGAAAGATAGGGTATCAGGCTCTAAGTCTCAAGAGACTGTTTCACGTAGCATAGCCTACCCAACTTATCTAAAGTATGGTAAGAACCATCTGGGCGACTGCCTTGCTAGAAATGATTGACGTTTTAGCTGTGGTCAGTCTTGTCACAGAGTGAggaatttcccttcttctaaacAGGAACAATAAGGTAATAATAGTAGGGCACAGTCTACAACTTTAGCAGCACCAGTAGGGTACTTTAAttggtacaggtggcggtcagctccaaaaaaatttatatgctCTAGGATCAGGAAGATTCTCATAAGGTGGCTACTGGTACGTTGAGAGTCTTTCATGTAGATGTTTTTGCTTTGTTGCTCAAGGGGTtactctttcctttgtaactccataTATAGCAATAAAAAAACTTCGAtgtcagtccagaaactctctcaaaacccttGTCAGTATCTACTCCACACTACTAGAAAAAAGACATTTTCCAACAAAAAATTTGGTTACCATATATTGGATATTGTTGCCAAAAGTACTTACAGTAACAATAAAAAAGTTGTTGCAATAAACGCTGATACGAAAAGTTTTTGCAACAGCGAAATATATTGTTGCCAAAAACTAACTAGCGTAACAAAAAAGAATTGTTGCCTTACATTCATAGAGTTGTGGCTAAAGAATATTTTTGCAACAAAACCTAATGTTGcccaaaattagtttttttttttaccaaaaatattagtTGTTGCAGAACTTTGCAAAAAGTTAGTTAGTAACATGTTATAAAAGTTCTCCCCAGCAATATGTTTTATTGcaataagtcaaaaaaaatcCACAAACCTTTAGCAACAATTGTTGAGTAGCCGCAACATAAACAATACACGTCTTTTAaatgtatacaaatatttaaattaaaaattatataaacttgTTAAAGTAAATACATAAGATTAATATACCGGATGTTTACTACTTtagataaaaaacaaaatacttgtaaaaaaaatataagcaaGGTTATTATGTTCTGTTCCTACTAGAATATGAAATAATCTTCTTCCAGCAGTACATGTTTTGTAGCAATGTTGAATTATGCATATTCTTCCtgcaaataaaagataaatataattatattttaataaataaggtATAGCCTAcacaaatataaatcaaatttaacaattaatccTGGTAGAGAACTTTTCTAAAAAAGAGAACTAATATATGATTTAACTTACCTAATTGTATTCATGAGACTTACAGAATTAGTGTCATTCAAACAAGTTGAATTGTAAAAACGTTGAAAATTGTAGCAGAAAGGTCACTTTAATATATAGtacaaataaataacataatttgtTGTATAAAGAATGGATACGAAAACGAGAAAGAAGTAGAGATATAAAATGagagtgaaaaataaataacttggtCTTGTAAGAGTTCTGTATTCTTTGATAGGATATCACAAATAGAGAagcaaaatatttcatatatgcTGGATTTTTCCTTAGAAGAAATATCCTTCAAATATAGGTATACCGTTAAATACAAAGAAGTTGAGTATTCTTTGGTGGTAACTTTCAATCCAGAAGATATATCATTAAAAACATCTCTTCCAAGGCAAAATCATCATATGTTGAATTAACTCAAATTTGATCCAATCAATTACTATTGACATGCAATTTATACCACTAATGCTATGAGAGTTGCAAACTAGGTGTCGTCGGATACTCAAACTAGTATGATAATTCATTGTCCTTAGATATTTCTAGATATGAAGACAGTGATTACTGTAGACTATAAAAAGGAAATTCCAAGTTATACCTGTAGCATGCAGTTGCACAGACTGTTGCAATGCAACTTCTAGAAGTCAAAAAGCCTTCACTATATCTCTTTTCTACACCTACACATGAAGTGGCAGTAACATCTTCATGAGGCAAAGTCCAAAAAGAAAGAC
Proteins encoded in this window:
- the LOC107022316 gene encoding EIN3-binding F-box protein 1-like, which produces MSSENGAFFAASYPSSRHSSLLLSRGKNRNVNFPPRKRICVPTTSENFEQRNHPSIDILLDECLFQVFKCLLSGKERSVCVCVYKRWLTLLSNIHKDNIIESKGIEGEGTLVRSLVCREAIDVRLAAIAVGASNNGNLKKLFIRGDTFCHGVNDGLSEITHGCHLLKNLYLFKCPKITDNSFLDIAKNCTRLNCLTIDSCSNIGNKSPKDVGQYCPNLNHVVLKNCPLIGDKGIEDLFCSTGFLLTEVELHELHISDISIKVISQYGVALTSLAVGELRRVIVRNFWVMGIGQCLHKLKALPISACSGVNDLGLHVICKACPNLKLFYVQKSVVLSNNGWVSCVKALVLLQKLRLEECHLITQAGFFSILLNCGKKLKILSLVKCFGVNDSINAVPSKAPSCNSLIRDFEPSLENCLNPYQSLVHFKGRNNDLWSVIDPISLDNIDHSNDWLVGNMDINMEANDDLVFGDDN